A portion of the Luxibacter massiliensis genome contains these proteins:
- the radC gene encoding RadC family protein: MKLKEKQNTIKELLEEERPYEKCERFGASNLTNIELLAVLLRTGTRGESSLKLAEKILYPIFSQEGILNIHHWTMEQLLQVKGIGKVKAVQILCLSELSKRLSKATAQAGLSFSTPASIARYYMEDMRHQRQEAMKLLLLNTKTRLIGETNISKGTVNAAVISPRELFVEALQKNAVSIILLHNHPSGDPTPSKEDVLITKRIRDAGDLIGIELLDHIIIGNNCYISLREKGFIR, encoded by the coding sequence ATGAAGTTGAAAGAAAAACAAAATACGATCAAGGAACTGCTTGAGGAAGAGAGGCCTTATGAAAAATGTGAGAGGTTTGGGGCGAGTAATTTGACGAATATTGAATTACTGGCTGTTTTGTTGCGTACAGGAACAAGGGGGGAGAGTTCCCTTAAACTGGCGGAGAAGATTCTATATCCCATATTTTCACAGGAAGGCATACTAAATATACATCACTGGACTATGGAACAGCTGCTCCAGGTAAAAGGGATCGGAAAGGTAAAGGCAGTCCAGATCCTCTGCCTATCGGAGCTTTCCAAAAGGCTGTCCAAGGCAACCGCGCAGGCGGGGCTTAGTTTCAGTACACCAGCCTCTATTGCCCGGTATTATATGGAAGATATGAGGCACCAACGGCAGGAGGCCATGAAGCTTTTGCTTCTAAATACAAAGACAAGATTAATTGGAGAGACAAATATATCCAAAGGGACTGTCAATGCAGCAGTTATCTCACCGAGAGAGTTATTTGTGGAGGCCCTGCAGAAAAATGCGGTTTCTATTATCCTGCTCCACAATCATCCCAGCGGGGATCCTACCCCCAGCAAGGAAGATGTTCTAATTACTAAAAGAATCAGGGATGCAGGAGACTTGATAGGCATCGAACTTTTGGACCATATTATTATAGGAAATAACTGCTATATCAGCTTGAGGGAAAAGGGATTTATAAGATAG
- a CDS encoding penicillin-binding transpeptidase domain-containing protein translates to MFERIKDAVYRIIKSRLFVLILAFCVLFAILINRVFYLQIVKGQDYLDNYKLQILKTREIMGTRGNIYDRNGNLLAYNELAYSVTIEDNITADTRAEKNKILNEILEKVIQIVESNKDSVISDFGVVLDSAGNYEYSQTNETLKLRFIADVYGLDTIDKLDEEQRNATAEDIIEYLCTDETYGYGLDIKNTDKSHILKMVNLRYAMNLNSFQKFIPTTLATNVSDETVAAVMENLDQLDGVDVAEDSMRHYTDSQYFASIIGYTGKISQEEYNALDKEQKKKYSQTDIVGKSGLEQTMDEVLQGVKGETEFYVDSVGKVTETVSNKDPEAGNDVYLTIDKDLQIQTYQLIEEKLAGIVLSKLRNVMNYDPSTTSDASEIIIPVDDAYNAFIGNEIIDETHFGAEDAKTVEKQVYSIFEQRKEAAITEIINEMNNSSAAAYKDLSAEMKAYMDYISIDVLQNDAQILVSDDIDTSDEVYRQWTTDESISLNRYLNYAISKNWIDTSKLSDYVSAEKYSDSAEIYQGILTFLQDYLNSDVNFDKLLYKYLIKSGSITGAQICAMVYEQGVLPMDEGTYNGLVSGSVDSYTWLYQKIQSLEITPGQLALEPCTGSAVVSDPNTGEVLACVSYPGYDNNRLANTMDSKYYNQLVTGLSRPFYNNATQERTAPGSTYKMLSSVAALTEGLITGETYINCTGEFDKVTPSPRCWAYPGSHGGLNVVGALEVSCNVFYYDVGYNLGLDSQGNYDSDKGVEVLGKYAEEFGLGEKSGLEIPESEPQISDEYSVQTAIGQGNNNYTVSQLNRYVATVANKGTVYNLTLLDKTTDVNGKIIKEYEPVIANQMEDVSSNTWNLVHQGMIAMIQDTSSFSGLGISMAGKTGTAQQSAVHPDHGLFVGFAPAETPEIAIAVRIANGYSSSYAAEIGRDIVRANYKLADKEELITGSAAELGTAIAGD, encoded by the coding sequence TTGTTTGAACGTATTAAAGATGCAGTTTATCGGATCATAAAGTCACGGCTGTTTGTCTTAATTCTGGCCTTTTGCGTACTGTTTGCCATACTTATTAACAGAGTATTTTATCTGCAGATAGTAAAAGGACAGGATTATCTGGACAATTATAAGCTGCAGATCCTCAAAACAAGAGAAATCATGGGGACAAGGGGCAACATCTATGACAGGAATGGAAATCTTCTTGCCTACAATGAGCTGGCCTATTCCGTGACAATAGAAGATAATATTACTGCTGATACACGGGCGGAGAAGAACAAAATCCTCAATGAGATTCTTGAAAAGGTTATACAGATTGTAGAATCTAACAAAGATTCTGTGATCAGTGATTTTGGGGTAGTCCTGGACTCTGCTGGAAATTATGAGTACTCACAGACGAATGAGACATTGAAGCTGCGTTTTATTGCGGATGTCTATGGCCTTGATACAATTGATAAGCTGGATGAGGAGCAGAGGAATGCAACGGCAGAAGATATAATAGAATATCTCTGCACAGATGAGACCTATGGATATGGGCTGGACATAAAAAATACGGACAAGTCCCATATACTTAAAATGGTAAACCTCCGCTACGCCATGAACCTGAACAGTTTCCAGAAATTTATTCCCACTACCCTTGCCACAAATGTCAGTGACGAGACAGTGGCCGCAGTTATGGAGAACCTGGATCAATTGGACGGAGTGGATGTGGCGGAGGATTCCATGCGCCACTATACGGACAGCCAGTATTTTGCCTCTATCATCGGGTACACTGGCAAAATATCCCAGGAAGAATACAATGCCCTGGACAAGGAACAGAAGAAAAAGTATTCCCAGACAGATATTGTGGGGAAATCAGGCCTGGAGCAGACAATGGACGAGGTGCTGCAGGGTGTGAAAGGTGAGACTGAGTTCTATGTAGACAGCGTAGGCAAGGTAACTGAGACTGTCAGCAACAAAGACCCTGAGGCGGGCAATGACGTCTATCTCACCATCGATAAGGATCTGCAGATACAGACCTACCAGTTAATAGAGGAGAAGCTGGCTGGTATTGTGCTTTCTAAGCTGCGCAATGTGATGAACTACGATCCCAGCACAACCTCAGATGCAAGCGAGATCATCATTCCTGTGGATGATGCTTACAATGCTTTTATTGGGAATGAGATCATCGATGAGACACATTTCGGGGCCGAGGATGCAAAGACAGTTGAAAAACAAGTATATTCTATATTTGAGCAGCGAAAGGAAGCGGCCATAACGGAAATCATCAATGAGATGAACAATAGCAGTGCGGCTGCCTATAAAGATCTGTCAGCAGAGATGAAGGCATATATGGATTATATTTCTATTGATGTCCTGCAGAATGATGCACAGATACTTGTGTCAGATGACATTGATACATCAGATGAGGTCTACAGGCAGTGGACCACTGACGAGTCAATCAGCCTGAACAGATATCTGAACTATGCAATTTCCAAGAACTGGATTGATACCTCCAAGCTGTCAGACTATGTTTCGGCAGAGAAATATTCCGATTCGGCAGAAATTTATCAGGGGATTTTAACATTTTTACAAGATTATTTGAATTCAGATGTTAATTTCGACAAACTTCTCTACAAATATCTTATAAAATCAGGTAGTATCACTGGCGCACAAATTTGTGCCATGGTATATGAGCAGGGTGTCCTGCCTATGGATGAAGGGACATATAACGGACTGGTAAGCGGCAGTGTGGATTCCTATACGTGGCTGTATCAGAAGATACAGAGCCTGGAGATCACCCCCGGGCAGCTGGCGCTGGAGCCATGTACAGGTTCTGCTGTTGTCAGCGATCCAAACACAGGCGAAGTGCTGGCCTGTGTCTCCTATCCGGGATATGACAATAACCGGCTGGCAAACACGATGGATTCAAAATATTATAACCAGCTTGTAACCGGACTGTCCCGTCCGTTTTACAATAATGCCACACAGGAGAGGACTGCTCCAGGTTCCACTTATAAAATGCTTTCCTCTGTAGCTGCGCTTACCGAAGGCCTGATTACCGGGGAAACGTATATCAACTGTACCGGTGAATTTGACAAAGTTACCCCCAGCCCAAGATGCTGGGCTTACCCTGGTTCCCATGGCGGCCTCAACGTGGTCGGCGCACTGGAGGTTTCCTGCAATGTATTTTATTACGATGTGGGATATAACCTGGGATTGGATTCCCAGGGGAATTATGACAGCGACAAAGGTGTGGAGGTTCTTGGTAAGTATGCAGAAGAATTTGGCCTGGGGGAAAAGTCGGGACTTGAGATACCAGAATCAGAGCCTCAGATTTCTGATGAATATTCTGTACAGACAGCGATCGGGCAAGGCAACAATAACTATACAGTAAGCCAGTTAAACAGATATGTTGCCACAGTGGCAAACAAAGGAACTGTATATAATCTTACCCTTTTGGATAAAACCACTGATGTGAACGGAAAGATTATCAAGGAATATGAGCCAGTCATTGCAAACCAAATGGAGGATGTAAGCAGCAATACGTGGAACTTGGTCCATCAGGGCATGATCGCCATGATCCAGGATACCTCTAGTTTTTCGGGACTTGGCATATCCATGGCAGGAAAAACCGGTACGGCACAGCAGAGTGCAGTCCATCCGGACCACGGCTTATTTGTAGGATTTGCCCCTGCGGAGACGCCGGAGATTGCCATTGCGGTCCGTATTGCAAACGGTTACAGCTCATCCTATGCTGCTGAAATAGGCAGGGATATTGTCAGGGCAAATTATAAACTTGCCGATAAAGAGGAACTAATTACCGGCTCCGCCGCAGAGCTGGGCACAGCCATCGCAGGCGACTAG
- the mreC gene encoding rod shape-determining protein MreC, which produces MKKKNQTSSTSKYWLAGLSVFCILLMVLSVFSDKAAGPFKGIASVTVIPMEKGINQIGTWLADVSENFETLQQVRKENEKLQSKVDELITENNNLQEERYELERLQELYKLDQNYADYEKTGAHVIGKDSGNWFSTFTIDKGSMDGIEVDMNVMAGSGLVGIVTKVGPTWATVRSIIDDSSNVSGMALTTSDKCMVRGDLTLINDGKIRFEQMENNENKVQVGDQIVTSHISDKYLQGILVGYISEINVDSNNLTRSGYITPVVDFKNLQEVLVITTTKADLTGKKAE; this is translated from the coding sequence ATGAAAAAGAAAAATCAAACCTCTTCCACAAGTAAATATTGGCTGGCTGGCCTGTCTGTATTCTGTATCCTGCTGATGGTCCTGTCCGTATTTTCGGATAAGGCTGCCGGGCCTTTTAAAGGGATAGCAAGTGTGACAGTCATACCCATGGAGAAAGGGATCAATCAGATTGGTACATGGCTTGCAGATGTCAGTGAGAATTTTGAGACTCTCCAGCAGGTCAGAAAAGAAAATGAAAAGTTGCAGAGCAAAGTAGATGAGCTGATTACGGAGAATAATAATCTGCAGGAAGAGAGGTATGAACTGGAACGTCTGCAGGAATTGTACAAACTAGATCAAAATTATGCAGATTATGAAAAGACAGGGGCCCATGTCATTGGAAAGGATTCGGGCAACTGGTTCAGCACGTTTACAATCGATAAGGGAAGCATGGATGGAATCGAGGTAGATATGAATGTTATGGCTGGAAGCGGCCTGGTGGGGATTGTCACGAAGGTAGGCCCGACCTGGGCCACCGTGCGTTCTATTATTGATGATTCCAGCAATGTAAGCGGCATGGCATTGACCACATCAGATAAGTGCATGGTCCGGGGGGACCTGACCCTGATCAATGATGGGAAGATCCGGTTTGAGCAGATGGAGAATAACGAAAATAAGGTACAGGTGGGGGATCAGATAGTCACCTCCCACATCAGTGATAAATATCTCCAGGGGATCCTGGTAGGATATATCAGTGAGATCAATGTGGACTCAAATAATCTGACACGGTCTGGCTACATTACGCCAGTGGTGGATTTCAAAAACCTGCAGGAGGTTCTAGTCATCACAACGACTAAAGCAGACCTGACAGGCAAGAAAGCCGAATAA
- a CDS encoding septum site-determining protein MinC, whose translation MDRLVTIKSNRYGIEVHLDPQVSFDTLLESLFTKLKDSAKFFEGAKMAVSFLDRKLSDREEQIILDLIAETTGLDIVCIVDRDETNEMTYKSIVENTLTNISRREGQFYRGTLSRKQVLESDTSIIILGDVEFGAKVIAKGNVVIVGSLTGSVHAGASGDRGAFIAALSMQPKQLRIGDIEARRQAIHQESLMSGGPKVAVADGRRIYVDPLVD comes from the coding sequence GTGGACAGGCTGGTAACGATTAAGAGTAACCGCTACGGGATCGAAGTCCATTTAGACCCCCAGGTATCTTTTGATACACTGCTGGAGAGCCTTTTTACTAAATTAAAGGACTCTGCCAAATTTTTTGAGGGGGCGAAGATGGCAGTATCATTTCTGGACCGGAAACTTTCGGACAGAGAGGAACAGATCATACTGGATTTGATTGCCGAGACAACCGGACTTGATATTGTGTGTATCGTTGACCGGGATGAAACCAATGAAATGACATACAAAAGCATTGTAGAAAATACGCTCACTAATATTTCCAGGCGGGAAGGGCAGTTCTACAGAGGTACTTTAAGCCGAAAACAAGTGCTGGAATCTGATACAAGCATCATCATACTGGGTGATGTGGAGTTTGGCGCTAAAGTTATTGCCAAGGGAAATGTTGTGATTGTTGGTTCTCTCACAGGCTCTGTCCATGCGGGGGCATCAGGAGACAGGGGGGCGTTTATAGCAGCTTTGTCCATGCAGCCTAAACAACTTCGAATTGGCGATATTGAAGCAAGACGTCAGGCCATTCACCAGGAGAGCCTGATGAGTGGAGGCCCAAAGGTAGCGGTGGCCGACGGGCGCCGGATATATGTGGATCCGCTTGTAGACTAA
- a CDS encoding NAD(P)/FAD-dependent oxidoreductase yields the protein MLRINQLKLHPGHTSEEMEHKICTFLHIKRESLQSYRIIKQSVDARKKPEVFLSYVIDVKIKQEEAVFRRMKKQVQKAEEKKYHLVRCGGQRMPGRAIIAGSGPAGLFCAYLLAERGFRPLVLERGKCVEQRRQDVEAFWREGSLDPDSNVQFGEGGAGTFSDGKLNTLVKDPAGRSRFVLETFVRHGAPESILYEQKPHIGTDVLSDVVRNMRQSIQGMGGEVRFMSQVTDIGLSEDTCSLRSVIVNGQEEIPAGLLVLAIGHSARDTFEMLSKRALEMQAKSFAVGVRIEHPQSMITKCQYGREEYPGLPAASYKLAKQLANGRGAYTFCMCPGGYVVNASSEKGRLAVNGMSYHARDGVNANSAVIVTVTPKDYGEGHPLAGVKFQQDLEERAFRQGGGRIPVQCFGDFCRNEPMKSLGGILPQMKGTYALANVRDIFPDNIAESLEQGILAMDKKIPGFARADAVLSGVESRTSSPVRLPRNQEFESNIRGIYPCGEGAGYAGGITSAAMDGMKTAEAVIQKYRP from the coding sequence ATGCTTAGAATTAACCAATTAAAACTTCATCCCGGCCATACATCAGAAGAGATGGAGCACAAGATTTGTACCTTTCTCCATATAAAAAGAGAAAGCCTGCAGAGTTATCGGATTATAAAACAATCTGTGGATGCACGTAAAAAACCGGAGGTTTTTTTATCATACGTTATCGATGTAAAAATAAAGCAGGAAGAGGCTGTTTTTAGAAGAATGAAAAAACAGGTTCAGAAGGCAGAAGAAAAAAAATACCATCTTGTGCGTTGTGGAGGGCAGAGAATGCCGGGCAGGGCCATCATCGCAGGCAGTGGGCCGGCTGGTTTATTCTGCGCTTACCTGCTTGCAGAAAGAGGGTTCAGGCCCCTTGTTTTAGAGCGGGGAAAATGCGTAGAGCAGAGGCGGCAGGATGTGGAAGCCTTTTGGAGGGAGGGGTCTCTGGACCCAGATTCTAATGTACAGTTTGGTGAGGGCGGAGCGGGAACTTTTTCCGACGGCAAGCTCAATACACTGGTCAAAGATCCTGCTGGAAGGAGCCGTTTTGTATTGGAGACATTTGTGCGCCATGGGGCGCCGGAGAGTATCCTGTATGAACAGAAACCACATATCGGGACAGATGTTTTATCAGACGTAGTCAGAAATATGCGCCAAAGTATCCAGGGTATGGGCGGGGAGGTCCGGTTCATGAGCCAGGTGACAGATATCGGACTGTCAGAGGATACATGCTCCCTGCGCTCTGTCATAGTAAATGGGCAGGAGGAAATCCCCGCCGGCCTGTTAGTCCTTGCAATTGGGCACAGCGCCAGGGATACTTTTGAAATGCTTTCCAAAAGGGCCCTTGAAATGCAGGCTAAATCCTTTGCCGTGGGAGTGAGGATAGAGCATCCACAGTCCATGATAACAAAGTGCCAATATGGCAGAGAGGAATATCCGGGACTTCCAGCTGCATCCTACAAGCTGGCAAAGCAGCTGGCCAATGGGAGGGGAGCCTATACATTCTGCATGTGTCCCGGCGGATATGTAGTCAATGCATCCTCCGAGAAAGGCCGCCTTGCCGTCAACGGCATGAGTTATCATGCAAGGGACGGCGTCAATGCCAACAGTGCAGTGATTGTCACGGTCACTCCAAAAGATTACGGAGAGGGGCATCCCCTTGCTGGGGTTAAGTTCCAGCAGGATTTGGAAGAGCGGGCCTTCAGGCAGGGAGGGGGACGTATCCCTGTGCAGTGCTTCGGTGATTTCTGCCGCAATGAGCCAATGAAAAGCCTGGGAGGGATTTTGCCACAGATGAAGGGAACCTATGCACTGGCGAATGTCAGGGACATTTTTCCAGATAATATTGCAGAGTCCCTGGAGCAGGGGATTTTGGCCATGGACAAAAAAATACCAGGTTTTGCAAGGGCAGACGCAGTACTGTCCGGGGTAGAGAGCAGGACTTCTTCCCCTGTCCGGCTGCCTAGAAACCAGGAATTTGAAAGTAACATAAGAGGGATTTATCCTTGCGGCGAGGGGGCAGGATATGCTGGCGGGATTACCTCGGCGGCAATGGACGGGATGAAAACAGCAGAGGCAGTTATCCAGAAATACAGGCCTTAG
- a CDS encoding rod shape-determining protein: MARNVYGLDLGTYEIKVYDKKKDTVWKEKNVIAMQDKKYIFSVGDKAYEMYEKAPGNIQVVFPMQNGVIAHFDDMQYLLQSLLKMDKQFSRGAEYVIAVPTDVTEVEKKAFYDLVFHSTAKAKSVRIVERGIADAVGMGLDIWKEKGVFIANFGGETTELSILASGGMVLNRLVKIGGVHFDTAIANLVRHNKDFLIGRLTAETLRREFGVFEQKADTSMIAAGRDLITGVPQQRSIPIGIVRAAMKEPLEECVRSIKTMLDRSPPDVRRAIDINGICLTGGLANLRGLSTYLEEIIGLPVKTVKNPELCAVAGLKKIILNKEYRKLTYSMLDEDYRWLR, encoded by the coding sequence ATGGCCAGAAATGTGTATGGGTTAGATCTGGGGACATATGAAATAAAGGTATATGACAAGAAGAAGGATACAGTCTGGAAAGAAAAAAATGTCATTGCCATGCAGGATAAAAAGTATATTTTCTCTGTAGGCGATAAAGCCTATGAAATGTACGAGAAAGCACCTGGCAACATTCAGGTTGTGTTTCCTATGCAGAATGGCGTAATCGCACATTTTGACGATATGCAGTATCTGCTGCAGAGCCTTCTGAAAATGGATAAACAGTTTTCCAGGGGGGCAGAGTATGTGATCGCCGTGCCTACCGATGTCACGGAGGTAGAGAAGAAGGCGTTTTATGACCTGGTTTTCCATTCTACGGCAAAGGCAAAATCTGTCCGTATAGTGGAGCGGGGAATTGCAGATGCTGTTGGCATGGGCCTGGATATCTGGAAAGAGAAGGGGGTTTTTATTGCCAACTTTGGAGGGGAGACTACAGAGCTCTCAATCCTGGCATCAGGCGGTATGGTATTAAACCGCCTTGTCAAAATAGGGGGCGTCCATTTTGACACTGCCATTGCCAACCTTGTCAGGCACAATAAGGACTTTCTCATTGGACGTTTGACGGCAGAGACGCTCAGGCGTGAGTTTGGAGTCTTTGAACAGAAAGCAGACACCTCCATGATAGCTGCAGGGAGGGACCTGATCACAGGCGTGCCCCAGCAGAGAAGTATTCCCATTGGGATTGTCAGGGCAGCCATGAAGGAACCTCTTGAAGAGTGTGTCCGCTCTATAAAAACTATGCTGGACCGTTCTCCCCCTGATGTGCGCAGGGCCATTGACATAAATGGCATCTGCCTGACAGGAGGGCTGGCCAATTTGAGGGGACTGTCTACATATCTGGAGGAAATTATTGGCCTGCCGGTAAAGACAGTAAAAAATCCAGAACTCTGTGCTGTGGCCGGACTGAAGAAGATTATTTTGAATAAAGAATATAGAAAGCTGACATATTCCATGTTAGATGAAGATTATAGGTGGCTTAGATAG
- the minD gene encoding septum site-determining protein MinD, with protein sequence MGEVIVITSGKGGVGKTTTTANIGIGLSRLHKKVIVIDTDLGLRNLDVVMGLENRIVYNLVDVIEGSCRLKQALIKDKRFEELYLLPSAQTKDKSSVSPEQMRKLIADLRDEFDYILLDCPAGIEQGFENAVAGADRAIIVTTPEVSAIRDADRIIGLLETHGIKKNDLIINRLRVDMVKRGDMMSVDDVTEILAIHLLGVIPDDEQVVIATNQGEPIIGTDCISGQAYSNVCRRILGEDIPITDFSKPEGFLAKFSSLFKKN encoded by the coding sequence ATGGGAGAAGTTATTGTCATTACATCAGGAAAAGGCGGAGTTGGAAAAACGACTACGACAGCAAATATAGGTATTGGGTTGTCCCGGCTTCATAAAAAGGTTATTGTCATTGATACAGATCTAGGGCTTAGGAACCTGGATGTTGTTATGGGACTGGAAAACAGGATAGTATATAACCTGGTGGATGTCATCGAGGGAAGCTGCCGCCTGAAACAGGCACTGATTAAGGACAAGCGTTTCGAGGAACTGTATTTGCTTCCTTCAGCCCAGACAAAGGATAAGTCCTCCGTCTCTCCGGAGCAGATGCGCAAGCTGATTGCTGATCTGAGGGACGAGTTTGATTACATACTTCTGGATTGCCCGGCGGGTATTGAGCAGGGGTTTGAGAATGCTGTTGCCGGAGCTGACAGGGCAATTATTGTCACTACGCCGGAAGTATCAGCCATACGTGACGCAGACCGGATTATCGGCCTTCTGGAGACTCACGGCATTAAGAAAAACGACTTGATTATAAACCGCCTCCGTGTGGATATGGTAAAACGGGGGGACATGATGTCTGTAGACGATGTGACAGAAATTCTTGCCATCCATCTGCTCGGCGTCATCCCTGATGATGAACAGGTTGTGATTGCCACAAACCAGGGAGAGCCTATTATCGGCACAGACTGTATTTCTGGACAGGCCTATTCTAACGTGTGCCGCCGCATACTTGGCGAGGATATACCTATCACAGATTTCAGCAAGCCAGAAGGTTTCCTGGCCAAATTCTCCAGCCTGTTTAAGAAAAACTAG
- the mreD gene encoding rod shape-determining protein MreD, whose product MKKMKAKRVAVTALILLVCYLLQCTVFPNLALASIKPNLMIVLTAAFGFMRGPKEGMLTGFFSGLLMDIQFGNILGFYALIYLLIGFTNSLFQQVYYDEDIKLPLVLIAASEFLYGLVIYLLMFMLRSEFHFIYYLSHNIVPELIYTIVTALILYPLILYVNRKLEAEEKRSASKFV is encoded by the coding sequence ATGAAAAAAATGAAAGCAAAAAGAGTGGCTGTGACTGCCCTGATTCTGCTCGTATGCTATTTGCTGCAGTGTACTGTGTTTCCAAATCTGGCGCTGGCATCTATTAAACCTAATCTTATGATTGTCTTAACCGCAGCCTTTGGCTTTATGCGGGGGCCAAAGGAAGGGATGCTAACCGGCTTTTTTTCAGGACTGCTAATGGATATACAGTTCGGCAATATTTTGGGATTCTATGCCTTGATATATTTGCTGATCGGGTTTACCAACAGTCTGTTCCAGCAGGTATATTATGATGAGGACATCAAGCTTCCGCTGGTACTGATAGCAGCCAGTGAATTTTTATATGGGCTGGTCATTTATCTTTTGATGTTTATGCTGAGAAGTGAATTTCATTTTATTTACTATCTTAGTCATAATATTGTGCCTGAGCTCATATATACTATTGTGACTGCTCTTATTTTATACCCGCTGATTTTATACGTGAACCGTAAACTAGAGGCAGAAGAAAAAAGGAGTGCAAGTAAATTTGTTTGA
- a CDS encoding BaiN/RdsA family NAD(P)/FAD-dependent oxidoreductase: protein MQKIAVIGGGPSGMMAAITAAQAGAEVLILEQKEKLGKKLLSTGNGRCNFTNLHQEPICYHCEDTTFPWRIVEKFNVQQTVSFFLSLGVYSRNRNGYLYPQSDQASAVLEVLRLEAERLGVKIQTSVRCTEILPSKKGFQIYTDRGTVRAGKVVLSAGSKAAPALGSDGSGYTMARRLGHTLVPVLPALVQLRCRETFYKKIAGVRANGSVSVYIDGALQARDQGEIQLTDYGISGIPVFQVSRYASIGLFQKKQVTAVLNFMPDFTKEQFTAFLKRRIEERPEKKMEDFFTGLFHQKLSALWLHIAHVDGKKQAGACSDQEIEGMAKAICSLETKIQAANPFEKAQVCRGGVATEEVCPETLESLRIPGLYFAGEILDVDGLCGGYNLQWAWSSGYVAGKAAAGS from the coding sequence ATGCAGAAAATTGCAGTGATAGGAGGAGGGCCATCGGGAATGATGGCAGCTATAACGGCTGCCCAGGCAGGCGCAGAGGTATTGATCCTGGAACAGAAGGAAAAGTTGGGTAAAAAGCTGCTCTCAACAGGTAATGGGAGATGTAATTTTACCAACCTGCACCAGGAACCAATCTGCTACCATTGTGAGGACACGACATTCCCATGGAGAATTGTAGAAAAATTTAATGTACAGCAGACTGTCTCTTTTTTTCTCAGCCTCGGTGTCTATTCCCGCAACAGGAACGGATATTTATATCCCCAGTCAGACCAGGCCAGCGCTGTTTTAGAGGTGCTTCGGCTGGAGGCTGAAAGGCTGGGTGTTAAGATACAGACATCTGTCAGGTGTACAGAAATCCTTCCTTCTAAAAAGGGATTTCAAATCTATACAGACAGAGGGACTGTCCGGGCCGGCAAAGTAGTCTTATCTGCGGGATCCAAGGCCGCGCCTGCCCTGGGATCAGATGGAAGCGGCTATACTATGGCCAGGCGCCTGGGGCATACGCTTGTCCCCGTGCTTCCGGCACTGGTACAGTTAAGGTGCAGAGAGACATTTTATAAAAAAATCGCAGGAGTCAGGGCAAATGGAAGCGTATCTGTCTATATAGACGGGGCCCTCCAGGCAAGGGATCAGGGCGAGATTCAGCTGACAGACTATGGGATTTCAGGGATCCCTGTATTTCAGGTAAGCAGATATGCATCCATCGGCCTTTTTCAAAAAAAACAGGTTACGGCTGTTTTAAATTTCATGCCTGACTTTACAAAAGAACAGTTTACTGCATTTTTAAAGAGGCGCATAGAGGAGAGGCCAGAGAAAAAAATGGAGGATTTTTTCACCGGACTTTTTCACCAGAAGCTTTCTGCCTTGTGGCTGCATATCGCCCATGTGGATGGGAAAAAGCAGGCGGGAGCCTGTTCAGATCAAGAAATAGAAGGGATGGCTAAGGCTATCTGTTCCCTTGAAACAAAGATACAGGCAGCCAATCCTTTTGAAAAAGCACAGGTTTGCAGAGGCGGTGTTGCCACAGAGGAGGTCTGCCCTGAAACATTAGAGTCCCTGCGTATCCCGGGACTATATTTTGCAGGTGAAATCCTGGATGTGGATGGACTCTGCGGAGGATATAACCTTCAGTGGGCCTGGTCCAGCGGATATGTAGCAGGAAAGGCCGCCGCAGGTTCCTGA
- a CDS encoding cell division topological specificity factor MinE gives MSVQSVHVAKERLKTLLIADRMQCTPETAERFSTDMYHTVSKYLEIRPENFHMKITHADIHIKITGESY, from the coding sequence ATGAGTGTGCAATCTGTCCATGTTGCAAAAGAAAGACTGAAAACTCTGCTTATAGCAGACAGAATGCAGTGTACACCTGAAACAGCGGAAAGATTTTCTACAGATATGTATCACACAGTCTCGAAATATTTGGAAATCCGGCCGGAAAATTTTCACATGAAGATAACCCATGCAGATATACATATTAAGATAACAGGAGAGAGCTATTGA